A window of the Streptomyces sp. NBC_01351 genome harbors these coding sequences:
- a CDS encoding L,D-transpeptidase translates to MGRTRVNVQPIRGRVRTGLPALLLGAALLFTTACSGGGGNGSGSGGDNGGGTGGGNTGTEASKAVVSVKPDDGAKEVATSGVLKITSAGGKLTTVTVADTKGNAVEGKIAADGTSWEPDRHLASATEYKVHAVAKDEAGRESAKDTTFTTLTPKNTFIGHYTPEDNSTVGVGMPVSINFTRGITNTEAVEKAITVTAEPAVPVEGHWFGNDRLDFRPEKYWAAGTTVTVRIALDGVEGRPGVYGKQTRTVTFKIGRSQISTVDATEKKMEVVRDGQVLKTIPITAGAPSTTTYNGQMVISEKYKVTRMNGATVGFGGEYDISDVPHAMRLSNSGTFVHGNYWASAGTFGSENVSHGCVGLKDVRGAGDNNQPAAWFFNESLIGDVVVVKNSKDKQIAPDNGLNGWNMDWAEWIK, encoded by the coding sequence ATGGGGAGAACACGAGTGAACGTGCAGCCGATTCGCGGTCGCGTCCGCACCGGCCTGCCGGCCCTTCTGCTGGGGGCGGCCCTGCTGTTCACCACCGCGTGCAGCGGGGGCGGCGGGAACGGCAGCGGCAGTGGCGGAGACAACGGTGGGGGCACCGGCGGCGGCAATACCGGTACCGAGGCCTCCAAGGCCGTGGTCAGCGTCAAGCCCGACGACGGGGCCAAGGAGGTCGCCACCAGTGGCGTCCTGAAGATCACCAGCGCGGGTGGCAAGCTCACCACGGTGACCGTCGCCGACACCAAGGGCAACGCGGTCGAGGGCAAGATAGCCGCCGACGGCACGAGTTGGGAGCCGGACCGCCACCTCGCCTCGGCCACCGAGTACAAGGTGCACGCGGTCGCCAAGGACGAGGCCGGGCGCGAGTCCGCCAAGGACACCACCTTCACCACCCTCACCCCGAAGAACACCTTCATCGGCCACTACACCCCCGAGGACAACTCGACCGTCGGTGTGGGCATGCCGGTCTCGATCAACTTCACCCGGGGCATCACCAACACCGAGGCCGTCGAGAAGGCCATCACGGTCACGGCCGAACCGGCCGTACCCGTCGAGGGCCACTGGTTCGGCAACGACCGCCTCGACTTCCGCCCCGAGAAGTACTGGGCCGCGGGCACCACGGTCACCGTGAGGATCGCCCTCGACGGAGTCGAAGGCCGCCCCGGGGTCTACGGCAAGCAGACCCGCACGGTCACCTTCAAGATCGGCCGCTCGCAGATCTCCACGGTCGACGCGACCGAGAAGAAGATGGAGGTCGTCCGCGACGGCCAGGTGCTCAAGACCATCCCGATCACCGCGGGCGCCCCGTCGACGACCACCTACAACGGGCAGATGGTCATCAGCGAGAAGTACAAGGTGACCCGGATGAACGGTGCGACCGTCGGCTTCGGCGGCGAGTACGACATCTCCGACGTCCCGCACGCGATGCGCCTGTCGAACTCGGGCACCTTCGTCCACGGCAACTACTGGGCCTCCGCCGGCACCTTCGGCTCGGAGAACGTCAGCCACGGCTGCGTCGGCCTCAAGGACGTGCGCGGCGCCGGCGACAACAACCAGCCCGCCGCCTGGTTCTTCAACGAGTCCCTGATCGGCGACGTGGTCGTCGTGAAGAACTCCAAGGACAAGCAGATCGCCCCGGACAACGGCCTCAACGGCTGGAACATGGACTGGGCGGAGTGGATCAAGTAG
- a CDS encoding MSCRAMM family protein — MARRTPRTGAKARARTRAWSLGLAAVAVIAAAPSADTARVVLRQTDMDTGAPLRGARFELWREANGRPGLQTSGAAADLLRGSGCVTDAKGLCTAGPPVGETYYWRQTAAATGYALPADPVTPFDLEQDDVPDGIVLNVPQRRKGAVHRGSIRILNKDAKTGRPLRGVVFEVWKETNGTKGLQDHGLAADQQTGGPGRASDGDGACDFGGLSDGSYYRVERDGPEGYVLPDRPVSGPMRLDAGTPGRRLVVTHRHARDYYGKLPGRRAH, encoded by the coding sequence ATGGCACGCAGGACGCCAAGGACAGGGGCGAAGGCAAGGGCGAGGACGAGGGCGTGGTCCCTCGGCCTCGCCGCCGTCGCGGTGATCGCCGCGGCCCCGTCGGCCGACACGGCCAGGGTGGTGCTGCGGCAGACGGACATGGACACCGGCGCGCCCCTGCGCGGCGCCCGGTTCGAGCTCTGGCGGGAGGCCAACGGCCGGCCCGGGCTCCAGACCAGCGGCGCGGCCGCCGACCTGCTGCGCGGCAGCGGCTGCGTGACCGACGCCAAGGGCCTGTGCACGGCCGGGCCACCGGTGGGGGAGACGTACTACTGGCGGCAGACCGCAGCCGCCACGGGCTACGCGCTGCCGGCGGACCCGGTCACCCCCTTCGACCTGGAGCAGGACGACGTGCCCGACGGCATCGTCCTCAACGTCCCTCAGCGCAGGAAGGGCGCGGTGCACCGCGGCTCGATCCGGATCCTGAACAAGGACGCCAAGACCGGCCGGCCGCTGCGCGGCGTGGTGTTCGAGGTCTGGAAGGAGACCAACGGGACCAAGGGGCTCCAGGACCACGGCCTGGCCGCCGACCAGCAGACCGGCGGCCCCGGCCGCGCGTCCGACGGTGACGGCGCCTGCGACTTCGGCGGGCTCTCCGACGGCTCGTACTACCGGGTCGAACGGGACGGCCCCGAGGGGTACGTCCTGCCGGACCGGCCCGTGTCCGGGCCGATGCGGCTGGACGCCGGCACCCCGGGCCGCCGGCTCGTCGTCACGCACCGGCACGCCCGCGACTACTACGGCAAACTGCCCGGCCGGCGGGCCCACTGA
- a CDS encoding L,D-transpeptidase has protein sequence MAAGRTTAVTARAVALAVVLALAGAFPSAAAAPGSEPVSACWSVTGPYQRELEAHLRRPVDGTQSVADCLAIRSFQWKNGVEPADGYAGVDTYRTMLVVAARPNPNADGDCPVRAHRVTCVDLDRQLLWVQRDRRIVFPVVAIRTGRDEDETRRGWHEIYWRSKDHESTLYDNAPMPYAQFFDGGQAIHARSDHLYAHGGSGGCVNLAEPEAKRLWDLLTEGDAVYIWGTKPGTDG, from the coding sequence ATGGCCGCAGGTCGGACGACAGCCGTGACGGCCCGAGCGGTCGCTCTCGCCGTCGTACTGGCGCTGGCGGGAGCGTTCCCCTCCGCGGCGGCCGCACCGGGCAGTGAGCCGGTCAGCGCGTGCTGGTCCGTCACCGGCCCCTACCAGCGGGAGCTGGAGGCCCATCTGCGCCGGCCGGTCGACGGGACCCAGTCGGTGGCGGACTGCCTCGCCATCCGCTCCTTCCAGTGGAAGAACGGGGTCGAGCCGGCCGACGGCTACGCGGGCGTGGACACGTACCGCACGATGCTCGTCGTGGCGGCCCGCCCGAACCCCAACGCCGACGGCGACTGCCCCGTCCGCGCCCACCGGGTGACGTGCGTGGACCTGGACCGGCAGCTGCTCTGGGTGCAGCGGGACCGCCGGATCGTCTTCCCCGTCGTGGCCATCCGGACCGGCCGCGACGAGGACGAGACCCGCCGCGGCTGGCACGAGATCTACTGGCGCAGCAAGGACCACGAGTCCACCCTGTACGACAACGCCCCCATGCCGTACGCCCAGTTCTTCGACGGCGGGCAGGCCATCCACGCCCGCTCCGACCACCTCTACGCCCACGGCGGCTCCGGCGGCTGCGTCAACCTCGCCGAGCCGGAGGCCAAGCGGCTGTGGGACCTGCTCACCGAGGGCGACGCCGTCTACATCTGGGGCACCAAGCCGGGCACCGACGGCTGA
- the glgX gene encoding glycogen debranching protein GlgX, with protein sequence MSSAAEQEVVESVAGAVDAADAAVDSARPNGQVRGQVLRASARPGPPVWPGSSHPLGARFHHGPDGTAGTNFALWAQGAEAVEVCLFDAEGAETRSALTELTHEIWHGFVPGVRPGQRYGFRVHGRWDPWTGARYNPAKLLLDPYARAVDGDFTLPPEVYGHVRDWPQQYIADTVRDDRDSAPFVPKGVVVHDDDDWADDVRPKTPWADSVIYELHVRGFTMRHPGVPEELRGTYAGLAHPAAVEHLLKLGVTAVELLPVHQFAHEDHLLRRGLRNYWGYNSVGYFAPHAGYSSSGTAGQQVGEFKRMVRALHAAGIEVILDVVYNHTAEAGELGPTLSLRGIDNRGYYRLQSDQRRYSDYTGCGNTLHAGRPHVLRLITDSLRYWVTEMGVDGFRFDLAAALARSMHDVDMLSPFLAVIAQDPVLRRVKLIAEPWDVGSGGYQVGAFPPLWTEWNDRYRDAVRDFWRGALPDVRDLGYRLSGSSDLYAWGGRRPYASVNFVTAHDGFTLRDLVSYERKHNEANGEAGRDGTNDNRSWNCGVEGEPPEGVDPRIGVLRRRQLRNLLTTLLLSTGVPMLVAGDEFGRTQGGNNNAYCQDNETGWVDWSLLEDPAWQSLFALTSRLVALRHAHPVLRRRAFFSGRPQGADGLRDLAWFTPAGVEMTERDWYAPAAALGMYLSGRDIPGRDERGRQVTDDSFLVLLHTGDRPLAWVLPGAPWADSYEVVLDTSREDQAAPPATRHRGGETVTVPARAVLLLRVAT encoded by the coding sequence GTGTCGAGCGCAGCCGAGCAAGAGGTGGTCGAGTCCGTGGCGGGCGCGGTGGACGCCGCGGACGCCGCCGTGGACTCCGCACGGCCGAACGGCCAGGTCAGGGGCCAGGTGTTACGGGCGTCCGCGCGCCCGGGGCCACCGGTGTGGCCCGGGTCCTCGCATCCCCTGGGGGCCCGGTTCCACCACGGGCCGGACGGGACGGCGGGAACCAATTTCGCGCTCTGGGCCCAGGGCGCGGAGGCGGTGGAGGTGTGCCTCTTCGACGCCGAGGGGGCCGAGACCCGGAGCGCGCTGACCGAGCTGACGCACGAGATCTGGCACGGGTTCGTGCCCGGCGTGCGCCCCGGACAGCGGTACGGGTTCCGGGTGCACGGCCGCTGGGACCCGTGGACGGGCGCCCGGTACAACCCGGCGAAGCTGCTCCTGGATCCGTACGCGCGGGCCGTGGACGGTGACTTCACGCTGCCGCCGGAGGTGTACGGGCACGTCCGCGACTGGCCGCAGCAGTACATCGCGGACACCGTGCGCGACGACCGGGACTCGGCGCCGTTCGTGCCGAAGGGGGTCGTGGTCCACGATGACGACGACTGGGCGGACGACGTCCGGCCGAAGACCCCCTGGGCCGATTCGGTGATCTACGAGCTGCACGTGCGCGGTTTCACGATGCGCCATCCGGGTGTTCCCGAGGAGCTGCGCGGCACGTACGCGGGGCTCGCCCATCCGGCCGCGGTCGAGCACCTGCTGAAGCTGGGGGTCACCGCCGTCGAGCTGCTGCCGGTGCACCAGTTCGCGCACGAGGACCACCTGCTGCGGCGGGGCCTGCGCAACTACTGGGGCTACAACTCGGTCGGCTACTTCGCCCCGCACGCCGGCTATTCGTCGAGCGGGACGGCCGGCCAGCAGGTCGGGGAGTTCAAGCGGATGGTGCGGGCCCTGCACGCGGCCGGGATCGAGGTGATCCTCGACGTGGTCTACAACCACACGGCGGAGGCGGGCGAGCTGGGTCCGACGCTGTCGCTGCGCGGGATCGACAACCGGGGCTACTACCGGCTCCAGTCCGACCAACGGCGGTACTCCGACTACACGGGCTGCGGGAACACCCTGCACGCGGGGCGGCCGCACGTGCTGCGGCTGATCACGGACTCGCTGCGCTACTGGGTCACCGAGATGGGGGTGGACGGCTTCCGCTTCGACCTGGCGGCGGCGCTGGCCCGCTCGATGCACGACGTGGACATGTTGTCGCCGTTCCTGGCGGTGATCGCCCAGGATCCGGTGCTGCGGCGGGTCAAGCTGATCGCCGAGCCGTGGGACGTGGGCTCGGGCGGGTACCAGGTGGGGGCGTTCCCGCCGCTGTGGACGGAGTGGAACGACCGCTACCGGGACGCCGTCCGGGACTTCTGGCGGGGCGCGCTGCCCGACGTGCGGGACCTCGGATACCGGCTGTCGGGGTCGAGCGACCTGTACGCCTGGGGCGGGCGGCGGCCGTACGCCTCGGTCAACTTCGTGACCGCGCACGACGGTTTCACCCTGCGCGACCTGGTGTCGTACGAGCGCAAGCACAACGAGGCGAACGGAGAGGCGGGCCGGGACGGGACCAACGACAACCGCTCCTGGAACTGCGGGGTGGAGGGGGAGCCTCCCGAGGGCGTCGACCCCCGGATCGGGGTGCTGCGCCGCCGCCAGCTGCGCAACCTGCTGACCACCCTGCTGCTGTCGACGGGGGTGCCGATGCTGGTCGCGGGGGACGAGTTCGGGCGCACGCAGGGCGGCAACAACAACGCGTACTGCCAGGACAACGAGACGGGCTGGGTGGACTGGTCGCTGCTGGAGGACCCGGCCTGGCAGTCGCTCTTCGCCCTCACCTCGCGGCTGGTGGCGCTGCGTCACGCCCATCCGGTGCTGCGGCGGCGGGCGTTCTTCTCGGGGCGGCCGCAGGGCGCGGACGGACTGCGGGACCTGGCATGGTTCACCCCGGCGGGGGTGGAGATGACGGAGCGGGACTGGTACGCGCCGGCCGCCGCGCTGGGCATGTACCTGTCCGGGCGGGACATCCCGGGGCGTGACGAGCGGGGCCGGCAGGTCACGGACGACAGCTTCCTCGTCCTGCTGCACACCGGGGACCGGCCGCTGGCCTGGGTGCTGCCGGGGGCGCCGTGGGCGGACTCCTACGAGGTCGTCCTGGACACCTCCCGGGAGGACCAGGCCGCTCCCCCGGCCACCCGTCACCGGGGCGGGGAGACGGTGACGGTCCCGGCCCGCGCGGTGCTGCTGCTGCGGGTGGCGACCTGA
- a CDS encoding L,D-transpeptidase: MTRRAGAGLAAVAAWAGLLGGLTGCTEDGRSPVEIALPGKPRSPDEAIRITPEDNAKGVPADGRLMVTVPEGRLERVVVTKVEDAQEEKVPGAIAEDGLSWSPDPAYGRLALAAKYTVDAVALDGHDRRQARHTTFTTYVPEERFIGYFKPENRSTVGTGMIVSFSFSRAIERKVEVERAITITSEPPVEVVGHWFGKDRLDFRPKDYWKPGTRVTVKLDLRDIEGAPGSYGIQDKTITFTVGRSQISTVDAAAHTMEVRRGGQLLSTVPISAGAPKTTTYNGKMVVMEMFDVTRMNGQTVGFGGEYDIPDVPHAMRLTSSGTFLHGNYWLSPDTFGSSNMSHGCVGLRDDRGGGSDTPAGWFFDRTLVGDVVEVVNSQDKTVAPDNGLGGWNMSWAHWVAGSALA, translated from the coding sequence CTGACGAGGCGGGCAGGGGCGGGCTTGGCCGCCGTGGCGGCATGGGCGGGTCTGCTCGGCGGCCTGACCGGATGCACCGAGGACGGCCGCTCCCCGGTCGAGATCGCACTGCCCGGCAAACCCCGCTCGCCGGACGAGGCCATCCGGATCACTCCCGAGGACAACGCCAAGGGGGTCCCGGCCGACGGGCGGCTCATGGTCACCGTGCCCGAGGGCCGGCTGGAGCGGGTCGTGGTCACCAAGGTGGAGGACGCGCAGGAGGAGAAGGTCCCCGGCGCCATCGCCGAGGACGGGCTCAGCTGGAGCCCCGATCCGGCGTACGGACGGCTCGCGCTCGCGGCCAAGTACACCGTGGACGCCGTCGCCCTCGACGGGCACGACCGCCGCCAGGCCCGGCACACCACCTTCACCACCTACGTCCCCGAGGAACGGTTCATCGGCTACTTCAAGCCGGAGAACCGCTCCACCGTGGGCACCGGCATGATCGTCTCCTTCAGCTTCAGCCGGGCGATCGAGCGCAAGGTGGAGGTGGAACGGGCCATCACCATTACCTCCGAACCGCCGGTGGAGGTCGTGGGCCACTGGTTCGGGAAGGACCGCCTCGACTTCCGGCCCAAGGACTACTGGAAGCCCGGTACCCGGGTCACCGTGAAGCTGGACCTGCGGGACATCGAGGGCGCGCCCGGCTCGTACGGCATCCAGGACAAGACGATCACCTTCACGGTGGGCCGCTCCCAGATCTCCACCGTGGACGCGGCCGCGCACACCATGGAGGTGCGCCGCGGCGGGCAGCTGCTGTCGACCGTGCCGATCAGCGCCGGAGCGCCCAAGACCACCACCTACAACGGGAAGATGGTGGTGATGGAGATGTTCGACGTCACCCGCATGAACGGCCAGACCGTCGGCTTCGGCGGCGAGTACGACATCCCCGACGTCCCGCACGCCATGCGGCTCACCTCCTCCGGGACCTTCCTGCACGGGAACTACTGGCTCAGCCCCGACACCTTCGGCTCCAGCAACATGAGCCACGGCTGCGTGGGCCTGCGGGACGACCGGGGCGGCGGCTCGGACACCCCGGCGGGCTGGTTCTTCGACCGGACCCTGGTCGGGGACGTGGTGGAGGTCGTGAACTCGCAGGACAAGACGGTGGCCCCGGACAACGGCCTGGGCGGCTGGAACATGTCCTGGGCCCACTGGGTGGCCGGTTCCGCCCTGGCGTGA